A section of the Pseudomonas sp. Q1-7 genome encodes:
- a CDS encoding RBBP9/YdeN family alpha/beta hydrolase, which yields MRSQAIRYLILPGWQGSSIDHWQSHWQRTLPNASRVEQADWNNPDREAWVAALERAIDAERTPAILIAHSLGCVTVAHWAAQADPDVLHRVRGALLVAPADVQRPGCPEPLKGFAPIPTALLPFPTLLVGSDNDHAASPQRALEMASDWGSEAVLLTGAGHINVKSGHHTWEQGFAHLYRLQGRVEAFARQRA from the coding sequence ATGCGCAGCCAGGCCATTCGTTACCTGATCCTGCCGGGATGGCAGGGCTCGTCCATCGATCATTGGCAAAGCCATTGGCAGCGCACGTTGCCCAATGCCAGCCGGGTCGAGCAGGCCGACTGGAACAACCCGGACCGCGAGGCCTGGGTGGCGGCGCTGGAGCGCGCCATCGACGCCGAACGCACCCCTGCCATTCTCATCGCCCACAGCCTGGGCTGCGTGACCGTGGCGCACTGGGCCGCGCAGGCCGACCCGGATGTGCTGCATCGCGTGCGCGGTGCCCTGCTGGTGGCGCCGGCGGACGTGCAGCGCCCCGGCTGCCCGGAGCCCTTGAAGGGCTTCGCGCCGATTCCCACGGCTCTGTTGCCGTTCCCGACGCTGCTGGTCGGCTCGGACAACGACCACGCCGCCAGCCCGCAGCGGGCCCTGGAAATGGCCAGCGATTGGGGCTCGGAAGCGGTCCTCCTCACGGGGGCCGGGCATATCAACGTGAAGTCCGGGCACCACACCTGGGAGCAGGGTTTCGCCCATCTCTACCGTCTGCAAGGCCGCGTCGAAGCGTTCGCTCGCCAGCGCGCCTGA
- a CDS encoding MFS transporter, giving the protein MNPSTLLSLPLLALALGGFVVGSSEFIIMGLLPEVASDLQVSLSDAGLLVSAYAMGVVIGAPLLGPLLGRLPRRQALLWLMGAYALGNLGCALAPNYEWLLAMRMFTAFSHAGFFGCATLLAAELAPPHRRASAMALVLSGLTIANVLGVPAGAWLGQATSWRVTFMVVAGLGALTLLAQALWLPITARPQANAAGAWDGILRRPVLHALFVCSLSSVALFGVFTYISPLLRDVSGFTPQHANFALLLFGIGLTIGNLLGGRLADRGFRHSLPLAFGVSALCLLGLFVFAQIPVLALGCLFLWGVASFAISSPLQLLLVEQAGESASLAATLSHAAFNLGNASGAFVGGLWLSTNLGLNNLPLMGVGVLALTILVCLPLPRLRAVKDHLKASGQLH; this is encoded by the coding sequence ATGAACCCGAGCACCCTCCTCTCCCTGCCGTTGCTGGCCCTCGCCCTCGGCGGCTTCGTCGTCGGCAGCAGCGAATTCATCATCATGGGTCTGCTGCCCGAAGTGGCCAGCGATCTGCAGGTCAGCCTGTCCGATGCCGGGCTGCTGGTCAGTGCCTATGCCATGGGCGTGGTGATCGGCGCGCCGCTGCTGGGCCCGCTGCTGGGCCGCCTGCCCCGGCGCCAGGCCCTGCTCTGGCTGATGGGCGCCTACGCCCTGGGCAACCTCGGCTGTGCCCTGGCGCCGAACTACGAATGGTTGCTGGCCATGCGCATGTTCACCGCGTTCAGCCACGCCGGCTTCTTCGGCTGCGCCACCCTGCTCGCCGCCGAACTGGCGCCGCCCCATCGCCGCGCCTCGGCCATGGCCCTGGTGCTCAGCGGCCTGACCATCGCCAACGTACTCGGCGTGCCGGCCGGCGCCTGGCTGGGCCAGGCCACCAGTTGGCGGGTCACCTTCATGGTGGTGGCCGGCCTGGGGGCCCTCACGCTGCTGGCCCAGGCCCTCTGGCTGCCGATCACCGCCAGGCCGCAGGCCAACGCAGCCGGCGCCTGGGACGGCATCCTGCGGCGCCCGGTACTGCATGCGCTGTTCGTCTGCAGCCTGTCGTCGGTGGCGCTGTTCGGCGTGTTCACCTACATCAGCCCGCTGCTGCGCGACGTCTCCGGCTTCACGCCGCAACACGCCAACTTCGCCCTGCTGCTGTTCGGCATCGGCTTGACCATCGGCAACCTGTTGGGCGGGCGCCTGGCCGACCGGGGTTTCCGCCATTCGCTGCCGCTGGCCTTCGGTGTGAGCGCGCTGTGCCTGCTGGGGCTGTTCGTCTTCGCGCAGATTCCGGTGTTGGCGCTGGGCTGCCTGTTCCTCTGGGGCGTTGCCAGCTTCGCCATTTCCTCACCGCTGCAACTGCTGCTGGTGGAGCAGGCCGGCGAATCGGCGAGCCTGGCCGCCACCCTCAGCCACGCCGCCTTCAACCTGGGCAACGCCAGCGGCGCCTTTGTCGGCGGCCTCTGGCTGAGCACCAACCTGGGTCTGAACAACCTGCCGCTGATGGGCGTGGGTGTACTGGCCCTGACCATCCTGGTGTGCCTGCCGCTGCCGCGCCTGCGCGCAGTGAAGGACCATTTGAAGGCCAGCGGACAGCTTCACTGA
- the tcyN gene encoding L-cystine ABC transporter ATP-binding protein TcyN codes for MITVRNLTKSFKGQEVLKGIDLTIEPGEVVAIIGPSGSGKTTLLRCLNLLEEPSGGLIKVGEIEIDASRPLKQQQGLIRKLRQHVGFVFQSFNLFPHRTALENVIEGPVVVKKEPRERAVEKARRLLAKVGLAGKEDAYPKRLSGGQQQRVAIARALAMEPDVILFDEPTSALDPELVGEVLATIRGLAEEKRTMVIVTHEMSFARDVANRAIFIDKGVIVEQGDAKALFSAPQEERTKQFLSKFLQG; via the coding sequence ATGATCACCGTTCGTAACCTGACCAAATCCTTCAAGGGCCAGGAAGTGCTCAAGGGCATCGACCTGACCATCGAACCGGGCGAAGTGGTCGCCATCATCGGCCCCAGCGGCTCGGGCAAGACCACCCTGCTGCGCTGCCTGAACCTGCTGGAAGAACCCAGTGGCGGGCTCATCAAGGTCGGCGAGATCGAGATCGACGCCAGCCGGCCGCTGAAGCAACAGCAGGGCCTGATCCGCAAGCTGCGCCAGCACGTCGGTTTCGTCTTCCAGAGCTTCAACCTCTTCCCCCATCGCACCGCGCTGGAGAACGTCATCGAAGGCCCGGTGGTGGTGAAGAAGGAGCCGCGCGAACGCGCCGTCGAAAAGGCGCGTCGGCTGTTGGCCAAGGTCGGCCTGGCGGGCAAGGAAGATGCCTACCCCAAGCGCCTTTCCGGCGGCCAGCAACAGCGCGTGGCCATCGCCCGTGCCCTGGCCATGGAGCCGGATGTGATCCTCTTCGACGAACCCACCTCGGCGCTGGACCCGGAGCTGGTCGGCGAGGTGCTGGCGACCATCCGAGGCCTGGCCGAGGAGAAGCGCACCATGGTCATCGTCACCCATGAAATGAGCTTCGCCCGCGACGTGGCCAACCGTGCGATCTTCATCGACAAGGGCGTGATCGTCGAACAGGGCGATGCCAAGGCCCTGTTCAGCGCACCACAGGAAGAGCGCACCAAGCAGTTTCTGAGCAAGTTCCTGCAGGGCTGA
- the tcyL gene encoding cystine ABC transporter permease, translated as MIEGSLQLALDSAPFLLKGAVFTVVLSLGGMFFGLLLGFVLALMRLYGFTALRWTSRIYVSFFRGTPLLVQLFMIYYGLPQLGIQLEPLPAALIGFSLNMAAYTSEILRAAIASIDKGQWEAAASIGMSRTQTLVRAILPQAARTALPPLGNSFISLVKDTALAATIQVPELFRQAQLITARTFEIFTMYLAAALIYWVLATVLSHVQGRLEARVNQHERDA; from the coding sequence ATGATCGAAGGCAGCCTGCAACTGGCGCTGGATTCCGCGCCCTTCCTGTTGAAGGGCGCGGTGTTTACGGTGGTGCTGAGCCTTGGCGGCATGTTCTTCGGACTGCTGCTGGGCTTCGTCCTCGCCCTGATGCGCCTCTACGGATTCACCGCCCTGCGCTGGACCTCGCGGATCTACGTGTCCTTCTTCCGCGGCACGCCGCTGCTGGTGCAGCTGTTCATGATCTATTACGGCCTGCCGCAACTGGGCATCCAGCTCGAACCGCTGCCCGCGGCGCTGATCGGCTTCTCGCTGAACATGGCCGCCTACACCTCGGAAATCCTCCGCGCCGCCATCGCCTCCATCGACAAGGGGCAATGGGAAGCCGCCGCCAGCATCGGCATGAGCCGCACCCAGACCCTGGTCCGCGCCATCCTCCCGCAGGCCGCGCGCACCGCCCTGCCGCCGCTGGGCAACAGCTTTATCTCGCTGGTGAAGGACACCGCCCTGGCCGCCACCATCCAGGTGCCGGAACTGTTCCGCCAGGCGCAACTGATCACCGCGCGCACCTTCGAGATTTTCACCATGTACCTGGCCGCCGCGCTGATCTACTGGGTGCTGGCCACCGTGCTGTCGCACGTCCAGGGCCGCCTCGAGGCGCGGGTCAACCAGCATGAGCGCGACGCCTGA
- the tcyJ gene encoding cystine ABC transporter substrate-binding protein, producing MTFATLRRQFILGSLSLVLGAGFVGTSHAADLLQDIQQKGAIKVGLEGTYPPFNYQDENGKLTGFEVELAEALAKEIGVKAEFQPTKWDGILAALESKRLDVVINQVTISDERKKKYDFSTPYTVSGIQALVRKGTEGEIKTAADLAGKKVGVGLGTNYEQWLKDNVPQADIRTYDDDPTKFQDLNVGRIDAILVDRLAAFEMVEKTGGRLAVAGEPFSRQEAGIALRKGNPELLAALDKALAKLKADGTLKQLSEKWFKADVTQ from the coding sequence ATGACATTCGCAACCCTGCGTCGCCAGTTCATCCTCGGCAGCCTGAGCCTGGTGCTCGGCGCCGGCTTCGTCGGCACCAGCCATGCCGCCGACCTGCTCCAGGACATCCAGCAGAAAGGCGCCATCAAGGTCGGCCTGGAAGGCACCTACCCGCCCTTCAACTACCAGGACGAGAACGGCAAGCTGACCGGCTTCGAAGTTGAACTGGCCGAGGCCCTGGCCAAGGAGATCGGCGTGAAGGCCGAGTTCCAGCCGACCAAGTGGGACGGCATTCTCGCCGCGCTGGAGTCCAAGCGCCTGGATGTGGTGATCAACCAGGTCACCATCTCCGACGAGCGCAAGAAGAAGTACGACTTCTCCACCCCCTACACCGTCTCCGGCATCCAGGCCCTGGTGCGCAAGGGCACCGAAGGCGAGATCAAGACCGCGGCCGACCTGGCCGGCAAGAAGGTCGGCGTGGGCCTGGGCACCAACTACGAGCAATGGCTGAAGGACAACGTCCCGCAGGCCGACATCCGCACCTACGACGATGACCCCACCAAGTTCCAGGACCTCAACGTCGGCCGCATCGACGCCATCCTGGTCGACCGACTGGCCGCCTTCGAAATGGTCGAGAAGACCGGCGGCCGCCTGGCCGTGGCCGGCGAACCCTTCTCCCGCCAGGAAGCCGGCATCGCCCTGCGCAAGGGCAACCCGGAACTGCTGGCCGCCCTCGACAAGGCCCTGGCCAAGCTGAAGGCCGACGGCACCCTGAAGCAGCTCTCCGAGAAGTGGTTCAAGGCTGACGTGACCCAATGA
- a CDS encoding D-cysteine desulfhydrase, whose product MLNAALARFPRLPLVPAPTPLDRLERLSQQLGRGVYVKRDDITPFALGGNKVRKLEFLAAEALAQGADTLVTAGAIQSNHVRQTAALAARLGLACVALLENPIGSTDRNYLENGNRLLLDLFGAEVELVASLDNADDLLAAAGERLRGAGKRPYLVPIGGSNALGALGYVRAGLELAEQIKASGERFAAVVLASGSAGTHAGLALALEHALPGTRVVGVTVSRPAATQRPKVEGLLQRTADLLGVEVPKALKVELWDQYFAPRYGEPSAATLEAMRLLASHEGLLLDPVYTGKAFAGLLDGIAKGAFEGDGPVLFLHTGGSPALFAYHPAGIA is encoded by the coding sequence ATGCTTAATGCCGCCCTCGCCCGCTTCCCCCGTCTGCCACTGGTTCCCGCCCCCACCCCGCTGGACAGGCTGGAGCGACTGTCGCAGCAGCTCGGCCGCGGCGTTTATGTGAAGCGTGACGACATCACCCCGTTCGCCCTGGGCGGCAACAAGGTGCGCAAGCTGGAGTTTCTCGCCGCCGAGGCCCTGGCCCAGGGCGCCGATACCCTGGTCACCGCCGGCGCCATCCAGTCCAACCATGTGCGCCAGACCGCCGCCCTGGCCGCGCGCCTGGGCCTTGCCTGCGTCGCCCTGCTGGAGAACCCCATCGGCAGCACCGACCGCAACTACCTGGAAAACGGCAACCGCCTGCTGCTCGACCTGTTCGGCGCCGAGGTGGAGTTGGTGGCCAGCCTGGACAACGCTGACGACCTCCTCGCCGCCGCCGGCGAACGCCTGCGCGGCGCCGGCAAGCGCCCCTACCTGGTGCCCATCGGTGGCTCCAACGCCCTCGGTGCGCTGGGCTACGTGCGCGCCGGCCTGGAGCTGGCCGAGCAGATCAAGGCCAGCGGTGAGCGCTTCGCCGCCGTGGTCCTGGCCTCCGGCAGCGCCGGCACCCACGCCGGGCTGGCGCTGGCCCTGGAACACGCCCTGCCCGGCACGCGGGTGGTGGGCGTGACCGTCTCGCGCCCCGCCGCCACCCAGCGCCCCAAGGTGGAAGGCCTGCTGCAACGCACCGCCGACCTGCTTGGCGTGGAAGTCCCGAAGGCTCTCAAGGTGGAGCTGTGGGACCAGTACTTCGCCCCGCGCTATGGCGAACCCAGTGCCGCCACCCTGGAGGCCATGCGCTTGCTGGCCAGCCACGAAGGCCTGCTGCTGGACCCGGTGTACACCGGCAAGGCCTTCGCCGGCCTGCTCGACGGCATTGCCAAGGGCGCCTTCGAAGGTGACGGCCCGGTGCTGTTCCTGCACACCGGTGGCTCGCCGGCGCTGTTCGCCTATCATCCAGCGGGCATCGCTTGA
- a CDS encoding MetQ/NlpA family ABC transporter substrate-binding protein: MKKSLLLTALAAALSVSFANAGEKLVVAATPVPHAEILELVKPQLAKEGVDLEVKVFTDYVQPNLQVDQKRLDANYFQTKPYLDNFNSGKGTHLVIVQGVHVEPFGGYSSKHKSLKDLPDGATIAIPNEGSNSGRALLLLQKAGVLKLKDPKNALATPKDIAENPHNFKFKELESALLPRVLDQVDLALINTNYALEAKLNPTTDALVLEDRTSPYVNYLVARPDNKDSDAIKKLSTALTSPEVKAFIEQKYSGAVVPAF, encoded by the coding sequence ATGAAGAAGTCCCTGCTGCTGACCGCCCTGGCCGCTGCCCTGTCCGTGTCCTTCGCCAACGCTGGCGAGAAACTGGTGGTCGCCGCCACCCCGGTGCCCCACGCGGAAATCCTCGAACTGGTCAAACCCCAGCTGGCCAAGGAAGGCGTGGACCTGGAAGTGAAAGTCTTCACCGACTACGTGCAGCCCAACCTGCAGGTGGACCAGAAGCGCCTGGACGCCAACTACTTCCAGACCAAGCCCTACCTGGACAACTTCAACAGCGGCAAGGGCACCCACCTGGTGATCGTCCAGGGCGTGCACGTCGAACCCTTCGGCGGTTACTCCAGCAAACACAAATCCCTGAAGGACCTGCCGGACGGCGCCACCATCGCCATCCCCAACGAGGGCAGCAACAGCGGCCGCGCCCTGCTCCTGCTGCAGAAGGCCGGGGTGCTGAAGCTGAAGGATCCGAAGAACGCCCTGGCCACGCCCAAGGACATCGCCGAGAACCCGCACAACTTCAAGTTCAAGGAACTGGAGTCGGCGCTGCTGCCGCGCGTGCTGGATCAGGTCGACCTGGCCCTGATCAACACCAACTACGCGCTGGAAGCCAAGCTGAACCCGACCACGGACGCCCTGGTGCTGGAAGACCGCACGTCGCCCTACGTGAACTACCTGGTGGCCCGTCCGGACAACAAGGACAGCGATGCCATCAAGAAACTCTCCACCGCGCTGACCAGCCCGGAAGTGAAAGCCTTCATCGAGCAGAAGTACTCCGGCGCGGTGGTTCCCGCGTTCTGA
- a CDS encoding trans-sulfuration enzyme family protein — protein sequence MSDPKPGLSTRSVHSGNDIDQKMVTRPKSLPIYESSVFVYDSLAQVDDFLAGNPDNYMYTRIANPNQAALEQLVRDLEGGESALFSASGMASVSAALLGRLNAGDHLIASRELYGTTQSLIEKELARFGIRATLVEINDLAAVEAAITPATKIIYTETASNPLVRVSDVPALAQLAKARGLKLLVDNTFLSPALYNPLADGADLVLHSTTKYLNGHSDATGGILVGDAEWIGQARRFQINAGGSASPFESWLTFRGAKTLALRMKAHSANALALAEALEAHPKVAQVFYPGLPSHPDHALARRLFPKGASGMLSFTLRGGLTEVDALIRALKNTAFAPSLAGVASSITHPGKTSHRALSAEALAELDIHDGTIRVSVGIEDAADIVADFMQALDSL from the coding sequence ATGTCCGACCCAAAACCCGGCCTGTCCACTCGATCCGTGCACAGCGGCAACGACATCGACCAGAAGATGGTCACCCGCCCGAAGAGTCTGCCGATCTACGAATCCTCGGTGTTCGTCTACGACTCCCTGGCGCAAGTGGACGACTTTCTCGCCGGCAATCCCGACAATTACATGTACACCCGCATCGCCAACCCCAACCAGGCGGCGCTGGAGCAGTTGGTACGCGACCTGGAAGGTGGCGAGTCGGCGCTGTTCTCCGCCTCCGGCATGGCCTCGGTGAGCGCGGCGCTGCTGGGACGGCTGAATGCGGGCGACCACCTGATCGCCAGCCGCGAGTTGTATGGCACCACCCAGAGCCTGATCGAGAAGGAACTGGCGCGTTTCGGTATCCGCGCCACCCTGGTGGAGATCAACGATCTGGCGGCGGTGGAAGCGGCCATCACCCCGGCGACGAAGATCATCTACACCGAGACGGCCTCCAATCCGCTGGTGCGGGTCAGCGATGTGCCGGCCCTGGCGCAGTTGGCCAAGGCTCGGGGCCTCAAGCTGCTGGTGGACAACACCTTCCTCTCGCCGGCGCTCTACAACCCGTTGGCCGACGGCGCCGACCTGGTGCTGCACAGCACCACCAAGTACCTCAACGGCCACAGCGATGCCACCGGCGGCATCCTGGTCGGCGATGCCGAGTGGATCGGCCAGGCGCGGCGTTTCCAGATCAATGCCGGCGGCAGCGCCAGCCCCTTCGAATCCTGGCTGACCTTCCGCGGCGCCAAGACCCTGGCGCTACGCATGAAGGCCCACTCGGCCAATGCCCTGGCGTTGGCCGAGGCCCTGGAGGCCCACCCGAAGGTGGCCCAGGTGTTCTACCCGGGCCTGCCTTCGCACCCGGATCATGCGCTGGCCCGGCGGCTGTTCCCCAAGGGGGCCTCGGGCATGCTCAGCTTCACCCTGCGTGGCGGACTGACCGAAGTGGACGCGCTGATTCGCGCCCTGAAGAACACCGCCTTCGCGCCGTCGCTCGCGGGCGTTGCCAGCAGCATCACTCACCCTGGCAAGACCAGCCACCGCGCCCTGTCCGCCGAGGCCCTGGCGGAGCTGGATATCCACGACGGCACCATCCGCGTGTCGGTGGGCATCGAGGATGCGGCGGACATAGTCGCCGACTTCATGCAGGCGCTGGACAGTCTCTGA